TTCGAGACGACCTGCTCGGTGGCGATGCTGGCGTGGTCGGTGCCCGGGACCCACAGGGTCGGCCGGCCGCGCATGCGCATCCAGCGGATCAGCACGTCCTGGATGGCGTTGCTCAGGCAGTGCCCCATGTGCAGCACGCCGGTGACGTTCGGCGGCGGCAGCGTGATCACGAAGGGGTCGCCGGCGGCGCCGGCGGACGGCGCGAAAAGGCCTTCCTGCTCCCAGGTCCGCGCCCACTTCTGCTCGATGCCCTCGGGGGCGTATTGCGCCAGCTGGCGGATGTCGTTCACGTCGTCTCCAGGCTGCGGACGGGAAGGCGCCGATGGCCGCGGGGAACGGTCCCCGGGCCGGAACCAGGTAGTGTAGGCAGGGCCGCTGGGCGGGTCAACCGGTCAGGTGGCGAGCGCTTCCCGCAAGGGCCCCGCCCGGGACTGGCCGCGGCCGTCGGGCCGTGCTAGACTGCCCGGCCCGCGCGGCCAGAACGGCCGCCGGTCCCCCATCCGCAGCCATCGGAGCCACCATGGAATGGATCGCCGACCCCCAGGCCTGGATCGCCCTGCTGACCCTGACCGTGCTGGAGATCGTGCTGGGGATCGACAACATCATCTTCATCTCGATCCTCTCCGGCAGGTTGCCGCCCGAGCAGCGGGCGCGCGGCCGCACCATCGGCCTGGCCGGCGCCATGCTGACGCGCATCCTGCTGCTGGCGTCGCTGGCCTGGGTCGCGCACCTGACGGTGGAACTCTTCACGGTCGCGGGGCACGCGATCACCGCGCGCGACCTCGTGCTGGTGGGCGGCGGCCTCTTCCTGCTGGCGAAGGCGACGTTCGAGATCCACCACAGCCTCGAGGGCGGCGCCGAGCACGAGATGGGCCGCCGCAAGGTCTCCTTCGCCGCGGTGATCGCCCAGATCATGGTGCTCGACCTCGTGTTCTCGCTCGACTCGGTGATCACCGCCATCGGCATGGCCGAACACCTGGCGGTGATGATCACGGCGGTGGTCGTCGCCGTGGCGGTCATGATGGCGGCCGCGGGGCCGATCTCCCGCTTCGTCGAAGGCCACCCCACCGTGAAGATGCTGGCCCTGAGCTTCCTGCTGCTGGTGGGCATGTCCCTGGTGGCCGAGGGCTTCGGGCAGCACCTGAACAAGGGCTACATCTACTTCGCCATGGGCTTCTCGGTCCTGGTCGAGATGCTGAACCTGCGCCTGCGCGGCCGCGAGACCGGACCGCCGGTGCAGCTGCACCGCTCGGAACCGTAGCCCGCCCGGGCGGCGAGCGAGTCCTTCCTCGGGGCGGCACCCTCTGCTATGCTGCGGGCGAGGTGCCGCCATGCCGCCCGCCGTGCCGAACCCGCCCCCGCCCCCGCGCCCGTTCCGACCGGCGCGCCTGCTGGCGCTCTACCTCCTGGCGCCGCTGCTGCTGATCCTCGAAGTGCCCGTCGCCCTGCACGTGGCCAACCGCCCGGATGCCGGCCTGACCATCCACAACCTGACCATCCGGTCGGTGACCCCGGGCGGGCCGGCGGCGCGGGCGGGGCTGCTGCCCGGCGACCGCCTGCTGGCGCTGGACGATCGCACCTTCGACACGCAGGTCGACTACCTCACGGCCCTGGCCGACCGCTACGACCTGGCGCCGCGCGCCTTCCGCGTGCGGCGCGGCGACGCGGTGTTCGTCGCCCGGGTGGAGCCCACGCTGCCGCCGCGCTCGCGGATCATCTGGAGCTACGGGCTGTCCCTGGCCGGACTGGCCTTCCTGCTGATGGGCTGGCTCATCCTCTCGCGGCGCACCGACATGGTGGCCCGCTACTTCTTCGCCCTGTGCGCCACCTTCGCCTTCTTCCTCATGGACGTGCCCGACTGGCCCAGCCCCTGGTACATGACGCTCAAGGAGATCTCCCGCGACCTCGCGGTGATGCTGCTGCCCGTGGTCTTCCTGCGCTTCGCGCTCTACTTCCCGGACCGCACGCACCTGAGCCCGCGCCTGCGCGCCCGCCACCGGCTGCTGCTGCTCCCGGCGATCCCCCTGTTCCTGCTGAGCCTCTACGCCGAGGCGGCCCGCCTCGACCCCGTCGAGTCGCGGACCGTGGCGGTGCTGCAGCAGGCCGCGGGCCTGTACTTCCTGGCCTACATGACGGCCGGCGTGGGGGTGTTCGTCGGCAAGATGCTCAGCCGGGGCCGCCCGCTGCGGCACGCCAAGCTGCGCATCGCCTTCGGCGGGCTGGTCCTGGGCTTCGTGCCGTTCATCCTGGGCGCGGTCCTGCACAACCTCGCGGGCCCGGTGCGCCTGCCCTACCAGGAATGGTACGGCTTCTCGCTGGTGCTCGTGCCGGTGTGCTTCGGCCTGGCCATCCTGCGCTACGGGGCGCTGGACCTCGGCTACGTCGTGCGCCACGGACTGGTCTACACCCTGCTGACGGTGCTGGTGGTGCTCGCCTACACGCTGCTCGTCGGCGTCCTGGGCGGCTACCTCGCGGCCCGCTTCCACGGCTCCGACCTGCCGGTCGTGCTGCTGACGGTCGTGGGGCTGACCCTCGTGCTCAACCCGCTGCGGCGGCGGCTGCACGCGGGGCTCGAGCGGGCCTTCTACCCGTCGCGGCTGGCGACCCGCGAGGCCGTGCAGCGGCTGTCGCA
This portion of the bacterium genome encodes:
- a CDS encoding TerC family protein; translation: MEWIADPQAWIALLTLTVLEIVLGIDNIIFISILSGRLPPEQRARGRTIGLAGAMLTRILLLASLAWVAHLTVELFTVAGHAITARDLVLVGGGLFLLAKATFEIHHSLEGGAEHEMGRRKVSFAAVIAQIMVLDLVFSLDSVITAIGMAEHLAVMITAVVVAVAVMMAAAGPISRFVEGHPTVKMLALSFLLLVGMSLVAEGFGQHLNKGYIYFAMGFSVLVEMLNLRLRGRETGPPVQLHRSEP
- a CDS encoding SpoIIE family protein phosphatase, which produces MPPAVPNPPPPPRPFRPARLLALYLLAPLLLILEVPVALHVANRPDAGLTIHNLTIRSVTPGGPAARAGLLPGDRLLALDDRTFDTQVDYLTALADRYDLAPRAFRVRRGDAVFVARVEPTLPPRSRIIWSYGLSLAGLAFLLMGWLILSRRTDMVARYFFALCATFAFFLMDVPDWPSPWYMTLKEISRDLAVMLLPVVFLRFALYFPDRTHLSPRLRARHRLLLLPAIPLFLLSLYAEAARLDPVESRTVAVLQQAAGLYFLAYMTAGVGVFVGKMLSRGRPLRHAKLRIAFGGLVLGFVPFILGAVLHNLAGPVRLPYQEWYGFSLVLVPVCFGLAILRYGALDLGYVVRHGLVYTLLTVLVVLAYTLLVGVLGGYLAARFHGSDLPVVLLTVVGLTLVLNPLRRRLHAGLERAFYPSRLATREAVQRLSHDLAGLSGDPEAPRAMLDRLHGLYRPGHVALFLVEDARLVLRAIHAEPEPPTTSVTSLPATCTLGRIALAAHRPIYIEELEGLDTADETDAPTTRLLGELDVQLVVPLISGRELRGLLTLGPKTGGALYTQADVANLHGLSMQAAALVEVARLHQARLERERLETELSVAHRIQGHLVPREPLRAPGLHVMGRMDSCREVGGDYFDYFTLEDGSVGFAIADVAGKGVPAALVMTSLRVAFRGAATRGAGPDRVIGILNDAVCSLGDAGQLVSFFYGVVDPAARRLEYCNAGMNPPQLHRAGQTYRERLRKGGLLLGINPGQRYARGTVALEPGDLLLLYTDGFTEQTDQPDGVFYGEGRLADLVEGYQERPLSDLLARIFADVEAFGGRDQSDDRTLILLRINSMASATAGGHSSG